The genomic region TGGAAACTGCCCTGACTGTGGACGTCCGGTTGAGTTAGTGAAAGAGGAATCCTACTTCTTTAAAATGAGCAAATATGTGGATCGGTTATTACAGTTTTATGAGGATAATCCTCAATTTATACAACCGGAAACACGTAAGAACGAAATGATTAATAATTTCATAAAACCTGGTCTGGAGGATTTAGCTGTTTCCAGAACCACTTTTGATTGGGGAATTGAAGTCCCTGGCGATCCGAAGCACGTCATCTATGTGTGGATTGATGCGTTAACGAACTATATTACCGCTCTGGGCTATGGCACCGATGATGATGAACGCTATCAGAAGTATTGGCCAGCGGATGTTCATTTAGTAGGAAAGGAAATCGTCCGTTTCCACACGATTTATTGGCCAATCATGTTAATGGCCTTAGACCTTCCTCTTCCTAAGAAGGTTTTTGCCCACGGATGGTTACTGATGAAAGACGGTAAAATGTCCAAATCAAAAGGGAATGTAGTTGACCCGGTAGATTTAATTGATCGTTATGGATTAGACTCGCTTCGCTATTATTTATTACGAGAGGTTCCATTTGGCTCTGATGGTGTCTTTACGCCTGAGGGGTTTGTTGAAAGATCCAATTTTGATTTGGCTAATGATTTAGGTAACCTGCTAAATCGGACCGTGGCTATGATTGACAAATATTTTGACGGGGCCATTCCTGCTTTAAAAAATGGTGAGGAAGACGTCGATCAGGAGCTTGAACAGTTTGCTATTGAGACAAAAAATAAAGTTGAGGACTCCATGGAGAATATGCAATTTTCGATTGCACTGGCTGATTTATGGAAGTTTGTCAGCCGAACCAACAAGTATATTGATGAAACCACTCCATGGATTCTGGCGAAGGACGAATCCAAAAAGGAACGCCTTGGGAATGTGATGGCTCATTTGACAGAATCCATTCGTCATATGGCGATTATGCTTCAGCCATTCTTAACAAGTACGCCGGAAAAGATTTTTAACCAGATTGGGATTAAAGATGAAGCATTGAAAGCCTGGGACAGTCTTTCTCAATTCGGTATGATTCAGGCTGGAACTAAAGTTCAAAAGGATCAGCCTATTTTCCCTCGTCTGGACGCGGAGACAGAAGTACAGGCGATTAAGGATATGATGACAGGTTCCTCACAGCCTGAAGAGAGTGAGGAAAATGAAGAAGAAAACCAGGAAGAGGTTACCATTGATGACTTTATGAAGATTGATTTACGGGTTGCGGAAGTCACTGAGGCTGAAAAAATGAAAAAGGCTGATAAGTTGCTTCGTATTCAGTTGGATTTAGGCACAGAAAAACGTCAAGTCGTCTCCGGAATTGCTCAACATTACTCTCCTGAAGATTTGAAAGGGAAGAAGGTTATCTGTGTAACGAATCTCAAGCCTGTAAAACTACGCGGAGAACTTTCTCAGGGGATGATCCTTGCCGGAGAGGATGATCAGGGAAATCTGTCCTTAGCCAGTGTGGATCAGACGCTTCCAAATGGAGCAAAAGTAAAATAACCGAAAAAGGTTAGGTGCCTGGCACTTAGCCTTTTTTTACTAACGGCAAGTATGATTTCTATAAGGAAGGTGAGACGATGTTATTTGATACACATGTCCATTTAAATGTAGAGCAGTTTGAAGAAGATCGTGAAGAAGTCATGAAACGTGCAAAAGAAGCCGGAGTCGAATATATGGTCATTGTCGGCTTTGACCGGGAAACCATTCCAAAAGCAATTGAAATTGCTGAGCAAAATGACACGATTTACGCTGCGGTGGGCTGGCACCCTGTTGATGCCATAGATATGACAGATGAGGATCTGAATTGGATTGAGGAGCTTTCCTCTCACCCTAAAGTGGTCGCCCTGGGTGAAATGGGGCTTGACTATCATTGGGATAAATCCCCTCATGATGTGCAAAAGGAAGTCTTTCGGAAGCAGATTTCTCTTGCTAAAA from Virgibacillus sp. MSP4-1 harbors:
- the metG gene encoding methionine--tRNA ligase, which encodes MPEEKNTFYLTTPIYYPSGNLHIGHAYTTVAGDAMARYKRLRGYDVMYLTGTDEHGQKIQRKAQEEGVSPIEYVDDIVGGIQSLWDNLDISHDDFIRTTQDRHKRIVEKIFKQLLDQGDIYLDQYEGYYCTPCESFFTERQLDNGNCPDCGRPVELVKEESYFFKMSKYVDRLLQFYEDNPQFIQPETRKNEMINNFIKPGLEDLAVSRTTFDWGIEVPGDPKHVIYVWIDALTNYITALGYGTDDDERYQKYWPADVHLVGKEIVRFHTIYWPIMLMALDLPLPKKVFAHGWLLMKDGKMSKSKGNVVDPVDLIDRYGLDSLRYYLLREVPFGSDGVFTPEGFVERSNFDLANDLGNLLNRTVAMIDKYFDGAIPALKNGEEDVDQELEQFAIETKNKVEDSMENMQFSIALADLWKFVSRTNKYIDETTPWILAKDESKKERLGNVMAHLTESIRHMAIMLQPFLTSTPEKIFNQIGIKDEALKAWDSLSQFGMIQAGTKVQKDQPIFPRLDAETEVQAIKDMMTGSSQPEESEENEEENQEEVTIDDFMKIDLRVAEVTEAEKMKKADKLLRIQLDLGTEKRQVVSGIAQHYSPEDLKGKKVICVTNLKPVKLRGELSQGMILAGEDDQGNLSLASVDQTLPNGAKVK